GGGCAGCCGCGTGCAGGCCGTCGTGCAGGAACTGCAGGGCGAAAAGATCGACATCATCCCCTGGAGCGAGGATACCGCGACGTTCGTGGTCAACGCGCTGCAGCCAGCCACCGTCAGCCGCGTGGTGATTGACGAGGAAGAGAGCCGCATCGAAGTGGTGGTGCCCGATGACCAGCTTTCGCTGGCGATCGGCCGCCGTGGCCAGAACGTGCGCCTCGCTTCGTCGTTGACCGGTTCGGCCATCGACATCCTGACCGAGGCCGAGGCTTCGGAGAAGCGCCAGAAGGAATTCGCCGAGCGCTCCAAGATGTTCGAGGAAGAACTCGACGTCGACGAAACGCTGTCGCAGCTGCTGGTCGCCGAAGGCTTCAGCGAGCTGGAGGAAGTGGCTTATATCGACGTGGCCGAACTGGCGACGATCGAGGGCTTCGACGAGGAACTGGCCGAGGAGCTGCAAAGCCGCGCGGTCGAGGCGTTGGAGCGCCGCGAGGACGGTTTCCGCCAGGAACGCCGTGCGCTGGGCGTCGAGGATGCGCTGGCCGAGCTGCCGCACCTGACCGAAGCGATGCTGGTCACGCTGGGCAAGGCCGGGATCAAGACGCTGGACGACCTGGCCGATCTGGCCACCGACGAACTGATCGCGCGCAAGCGGGCCGAGCAGCGCCGCCGCGACAACACCCGCCGCGACCGTTCGGAACGGTCGGAAGACAAGGGCGGCGTGCTGGGCGAATATGGCCTGAGCGAAGAGCAGGGCAACGAGATCATCATGGCTGCGCGCGCGCACTGGTTCGATGACGAGCCGGAAGCTGCCGCCCCCGCATTCGAGGAGGCCGCCGATGCGGAATCCTCACAATGAGCCGCTAGTCGCCGAAAGGCAGAAGACGCGCACGGCGGGGGAAGCCTCGCCGGAGCGGCGTTGCGTGCTCACCGGTCGTCACGATGACCGCGATGCGCTGATCCGGCTTGCGCTGTCGCCCATGGGCGATGTCGCGCCGGACCCTTTGGCACGCGCGCCGGGGCGGGGCGCCTGGATCGGCGTGAGCCGGGCCGAGCTGGCGCAGGCGCTGGCCAACGGCAAGCTCAAGGGCGCGCTGGCGCGGGCTTTCAAGGGCGCGCCGCTGACGATTCCGTCCGACCTTCCCGAACGGACCGAAGCCGCGCTGCTGCGCGCGCTGACGGATCGGCTGGGCATCGAACTGCGCGCTGGCAACATGCTGCTGGGTACCGAAAAGATCGCGCAGGGGTGCCGGGCTGGCGCGGTGACGTTCCTGGCGCACGCCAGCGATGCCGGCAGCGATGGACCAAACAAGCTGGCGCAGGCCTGGCGGGTGGGCGAGGAAGCCGAAGGCACGGGTCTGAAAGGCATCATCTTGCCGCTGGACCGGGCGGCGCTGTCTGTGGCATTGGGCCGCGACAACGTCGTTCATCTGGCGCTTACCGACGACGCGGCGGCCGCAAGGGTTGCCGCACCGCTTCAGCGGCTGCTGCATTTCATGGGGCGTGACGAAAAGTCCGCCGGTGATGTCGCTGCTTCGGTGGCGAATGACGATTTTGATACGAAGGGCGAATGAGTTCGATGAGCGATAGCGACAAGAAGCCGACACTGGGCCGCAGGCCGCTGGGCCTGAAGACCTCGGTCGAGGCGGGAGAGGTCAAGCAGACCTTCAGCCATGGTCGCACCAACAAGGTGGTGGTCGAGGTCAAGCGGCGCAAGCTGATGCCGCGTGCCGGCGGGCCTGAGGCCGCCCCGGCCGCCGCGCCCGCTCCGGAACCCGTTGTCGCGCGGCTGGCCCCTGCCGCGCCGCCGGCGCCGCCCCCGGCCGCGCCCGCCGCATCGCGCGAAACGCGCCAGGAATTGCAGGCACGTCTGCTGCGCGAGGCCGAGGAAGCCCGTCTCGCCGCGCTGGAGGCCGCCAACCGCCGCGAGCAGGAAGAACGCCAGCGTGCGGTGGACGAAGAGCGTCGCCGCGCCGAGGAAAACCGCAAGGCCGAGGAAGCGCCGGCTCCGGCCGCTACCGAACCGCAGCCTGAACCCGCGGCCGAGGCGGCTCCCCCGGTGGAAACGCCGGCTGCTCCCGCTTTTGTGGAAGAGCAACCCGCGCCGTCGGCGAACACGGGTAGTGCCACGCCCGCACCCGCGCCGCGCCGCTTTACCCCGGTTGCTCCGGTCAAGCGGCCCGAGCCGCCGAAGAAGCCGCAGCAGCGCGACAAGAACGCGGTCGATCGCCGTCAGGCGGGCAAGCTGACGGTCACGCGCGCGCTGAACGAGGACGAGGGCGCCCGCGCCCGTTCGCTCGCGGCGCTGAAGCGTGCGCGTGAAAAGGAACGCCGCGCGCACTATGCCGGTCAGCAGCACCAGCGCGAAAAGCAGGTGCGCGACGTGATCGTGCCTGAAGCGATCACGGTGCAGGAACTGGCGAACCGCATGGCCGAAAAGGCGGCGGACCTCGTCAAGGCGCTGTTCAAGATGGGCATGATGGTCACCATCAACCAGACCATCGACCAGGATACCGCCGAGCTGCTGGTCACCGAATTTGGCCACAACATCCAGCGCGTCAACGAAAGCGATGTCGATATCGATACCGCCGCTGACGTCGATGCGGATGAAACGCTGAAGACGCGTCCGCCCGTGGTGGCCATCATGGGCCACGTCGATCACGGCAAGACCTCGCTGCTCGATGCGCTGCGCGGCACCGACGTGGTGCGCGGCGAAGCCGGCGGCATCACGCAGCACATCGGCGCGTACCAGATCAAGACCAAGGGGGGCGACTATGTCACCTTCCTCGATACGCCGGGCCACGAAGCCTTCACCGAAATGCGGATGCGCGGCGCCAACGTCACCGATATCGTCATCCTCGTGGTGGCGGGCGACGACGGGCTGATGCCGCAGACGATCGAGGCGATCAACCACACCAAGGCGGCCGGCGTGCCGATGATCGTGGCGATCACCAAGAGCGACAAGCCGGAGTTCAACCCGCAGAAGATCCGCGAGCGCCTGCTCGAGCACGAAATCATCGTCGAGGAGATGTCGGGCGACGTGCAGGACGTGGAAGTCTCCGCCAAGACCGGCGCCGGGCTGGACGAGCTGATCGAGAAGATCCTGCTTCAGGCGGAACTGATGGAGCTGAAGGCCAACCCCGATCGCGCGGCGGAAGCCACCGTGATCGAGGCCAAGCTCGACAAGGGCAAGGGGCCGCTGGCCACCGTGCTGATCAACCGCGGCACGCTGCGGGTTGGCGACATCCTCGTCGTCGGCACCCAGTCCGGCCGCGTGCGTGCCATGCTGGACGACAAGGGCCGGCAGGTGAAGGCCGCGCCGCCCGCGCTGCCGGTGGAAGTGCTGGGCATCGGCGGCGTGCCGATGGCCGGCGATACGCTGACCGTGGTCGAGAACGAGGCCCGCGCTCGCGAAGTGGCCGCCTACCGTCAGGAAAAGGCGACCGCCAAGCGCACGACGACCGCCCCGTCCAGCATCGAGAACATGTTCTCCGCGCTCGCTGCCAAGAACACCGTGATCGAATACCCGCTGGTGGTGAAGGCGGACGTGCAGGGGTCCACCGAAGCGATCGTCAACGCGCTCAACCGTATCTCGACCGATGAGATCAAGGTGCGCATCCTCAATTCGGGCGTCGGTGCGATCACCGAAAGCGATGTCATGCTGGCGCAGGCCAGCGGGGCACCGATCGTCGGCTTCAACGTCCGTCCGAACGCCAAGGCGCGCGAACTGATCGAACGCAACAAGGTGCGGCTGAAGTATCACGACGTGATCTATCAGCTGACCGACGACATCCGTTCGGAAATGGCCGGCGAGCTTGGTCCCGAACGGATCGAAACCGTGGTCGGCCGCGCCGAGATCAAGGAAGTGTTCCCGGCTGGCAAGAAGGACAAGGCGGCTGGTCTGCTGGTTCTGGAAGGCTACATCCGCAAGGGCATCAACGCCCGCCTTACGCGCAACGATGTCATCGTCAGCAAGACGGTCATCGCATCGCTGCGCCGCTTCAAGGACGACGTGCCGGAAGTGCGCGCGGGGCTGGAATGCGGCGTGGTGCTGCAGGACACCAACGACATCAAGCCGGGCGACATGCTCGAAGTGTTCGAGGTGGAAGAGCGCGAACGCACGCTCTGATCTTCATCCGATCGGCAAACGAAACGCCGGGGCAGCCGAAGGGCCGCTCCGGCGTTTTTTTGTGATCAATTGTTTGCAAGCGTTGGGCATTTCCCACCCCCGACCCCTCCCGCAAGCGGGAGGGGAGCGAGACTTGCGCCGCCTTAGGCGGCGTTAGTCGCAGCGGGGTGGGCTCTCCTTGCGCCGGGCTTGCAACGGATACGACCGTTCAAAAGAAAAGAGGCCCGCGTTGCCGCGAGCCTCTGTTTCTTTTCCGGTGAAGGCCGATCAGTCGTCGGACTTCAGAAACGCCGGCATGTGATCGGGGGCCGGGCCGTCGTCGCGGTCGCGGCGGGGGCCACGGTCGCCATCGCGACGGGGGCCGCGATCCCCGCGACCGCCGCGATCGCCACGCGGGCCACGGCGGTCACCACGGTCACCGCGATCACCACGCGGTTCGCGCGGTTCACGGGGCGGGCGGGTATCTTCGAGTTCCGCGCCGGTTTCCTGATCGACCACGCGCATCGACAGGCGGACCTTGCCGCGCTGGTCGATTTCGAGAACCTTGACGAAGACGTCCTGGCCTTCCTTGACGACATCGGTCGGCTTCTCGACGCGCTCGTTCTTCATTTCGGAGACGTGGACGAGACCGTCCTTGCCGCCCATGAAGTTCACGAAAGCGCCGAAGTCGACGATGTTGACGACCTTGCCCTTATAGACCTTGCCCACTTCGGCCTCGGCCACGATGCCGATGATCCAGTTCTTGGCGGCTTCGATCTGCGACAGGTCGGACGAGCTGATCTTGATCAGGCCTTCGTCGTCGATGTCGACCTTGGCGCCGGTGGTGGCCACGATCTCGCGGATCACCTTGCCGCCGGTGCCGATCACGTCACGGATCTTCGACTTGTCGATCGAGATCGTTTCGATGCGCGGAGCGTGCGCCGAAAGCTCGGTGCGGACTTCGCCCAGGGCCTTGGTCATTTCACCCAGGATGTGCGCGCGGCCTTCCTTGGCCTGCGCCAGCGCGGTCGCAAAGATTTCCTTCGTGATGCCGGCCACCTTGATGTCCATCTGCATCGTGGTGATGCCTTCGCTGGTGCCGGCCACCTTGAAGTCCATGTCGCCAAGGTGGTCCTCGTCGCCCAGGATGTCCGAAAGGACCGCGAACTTGTCGCCTTCCAGGATCAGGCCCATCGCGATGCCCGAAACCGGGCGCAGGATCGGAACGCCCGCGTCCATCATCGAAAGGCAGCCGCCGCACACGGTCGCCATCGAGGACGAACCGTTCGATTCCGTGACGTCCGACAGGACGCGGATCGTGTAGGGGAAGTCTTCCTTCAACGGCAGCACCGGGTGCAGGGCCCGCCAAGCCAGCTTGCCGTGGCCCACTTCGCGGCGGCCCGGCGCGCCGAAGCGGCCCACTTCGCCGACCGAATAGGGCGGGAAGTTGTAGTGCAACATGAAGCTTTCGTAGCGCAGGCCATCCAGGCCGTCGATCATCTGCTCGGCGTCCTTGGTGCCCAGCGTGGTGGTGCA
The Novosphingobium sp. EMRT-2 genome window above contains:
- the nusA gene encoding transcription termination factor NusA — protein: MASAISANRAELLAIANAVATEKMIDKAIVIEAMEEAIQKSARNRYGAENDIRAKLDPRTGDLRLWRVVEVVDVVEDYFKQVDLKQAEKLQPGAKVGDFIVDPLPPVDLGRIDAQSAKQVIFQKVRDAERDRQYEEFKDRAGEVITGVIKSVEFGHVIVNLGRAEGVIRRDQQIPREVPRVGERVRALIMKVERQNRGPQIFLSRAHPDFMKKLFAQEVPEIYDGIIEIKAAARDPGSRAKIGVISRDSSIDPVGACVGMKGSRVQAVVQELQGEKIDIIPWSEDTATFVVNALQPATVSRVVIDEEESRIEVVVPDDQLSLAIGRRGQNVRLASSLTGSAIDILTEAEASEKRQKEFAERSKMFEEELDVDETLSQLLVAEGFSELEEVAYIDVAELATIEGFDEELAEELQSRAVEALERREDGFRQERRALGVEDALAELPHLTEAMLVTLGKAGIKTLDDLADLATDELIARKRAEQRRRDNTRRDRSERSEDKGGVLGEYGLSEEQGNEIIMAARAHWFDDEPEAAAPAFEEAADAESSQ
- a CDS encoding DUF448 domain-containing protein produces the protein MRNPHNEPLVAERQKTRTAGEASPERRCVLTGRHDDRDALIRLALSPMGDVAPDPLARAPGRGAWIGVSRAELAQALANGKLKGALARAFKGAPLTIPSDLPERTEAALLRALTDRLGIELRAGNMLLGTEKIAQGCRAGAVTFLAHASDAGSDGPNKLAQAWRVGEEAEGTGLKGIILPLDRAALSVALGRDNVVHLALTDDAAAARVAAPLQRLLHFMGRDEKSAGDVAASVANDDFDTKGE
- the infB gene encoding translation initiation factor IF-2, yielding MSDSDKKPTLGRRPLGLKTSVEAGEVKQTFSHGRTNKVVVEVKRRKLMPRAGGPEAAPAAAPAPEPVVARLAPAAPPAPPPAAPAASRETRQELQARLLREAEEARLAALEAANRREQEERQRAVDEERRRAEENRKAEEAPAPAATEPQPEPAAEAAPPVETPAAPAFVEEQPAPSANTGSATPAPAPRRFTPVAPVKRPEPPKKPQQRDKNAVDRRQAGKLTVTRALNEDEGARARSLAALKRAREKERRAHYAGQQHQREKQVRDVIVPEAITVQELANRMAEKAADLVKALFKMGMMVTINQTIDQDTAELLVTEFGHNIQRVNESDVDIDTAADVDADETLKTRPPVVAIMGHVDHGKTSLLDALRGTDVVRGEAGGITQHIGAYQIKTKGGDYVTFLDTPGHEAFTEMRMRGANVTDIVILVVAGDDGLMPQTIEAINHTKAAGVPMIVAITKSDKPEFNPQKIRERLLEHEIIVEEMSGDVQDVEVSAKTGAGLDELIEKILLQAELMELKANPDRAAEATVIEAKLDKGKGPLATVLINRGTLRVGDILVVGTQSGRVRAMLDDKGRQVKAAPPALPVEVLGIGGVPMAGDTLTVVENEARAREVAAYRQEKATAKRTTTAPSSIENMFSALAAKNTVIEYPLVVKADVQGSTEAIVNALNRISTDEIKVRILNSGVGAITESDVMLAQASGAPIVGFNVRPNAKARELIERNKVRLKYHDVIYQLTDDIRSEMAGELGPERIETVVGRAEIKEVFPAGKKDKAAGLLVLEGYIRKGINARLTRNDVIVSKTVIASLRRFKDDVPEVRAGLECGVVLQDTNDIKPGDMLEVFEVEERERTL
- the pnp gene encoding polyribonucleotide nucleotidyltransferase, whose protein sequence is MFDVKTVSLEWGGKTLTLETGRIARQADGAVLATYGETVVLCAVTAAKSVKEGQDFFPLTVHYQEKYSAAGRIPGGFFKRERGATEKETLVSRLIDRPVRPLFPEGFYNEINVIAQVLSYDGETEPDIVAMIAASAALTISGVPFMGPIGAARVGFKDGEYQLNPSSAEVAEGRLDLVVAATDTAVMMVESEAKELTEDEMLGAVMFAHDESRKVVAAIIELAEKAAKDPWEIDLTDNTADIKKKLKSLVGKDIAAAYKLTNKSARSDALNAARAKAKEAFSDETPQTQMVAIKTLKKVEADIVRTAILKDGQRIDGRTVTQVRPIESIVGFLPRTHGSALFTRGETQTICTTTLGTKDAEQMIDGLDGLRYESFMLHYNFPPYSVGEVGRFGAPGRREVGHGKLAWRALHPVLPLKEDFPYTIRVLSDVTESNGSSSMATVCGGCLSMMDAGVPILRPVSGIAMGLILEGDKFAVLSDILGDEDHLGDMDFKVAGTSEGITTMQMDIKVAGITKEIFATALAQAKEGRAHILGEMTKALGEVRTELSAHAPRIETISIDKSKIRDVIGTGGKVIREIVATTGAKVDIDDEGLIKISSSDLSQIEAAKNWIIGIVAEAEVGKVYKGKVVNIVDFGAFVNFMGGKDGLVHVSEMKNERVEKPTDVVKEGQDVFVKVLEIDQRGKVRLSMRVVDQETGAELEDTRPPREPREPRGDRGDRGDRRGPRGDRGGRGDRGPRRDGDRGPRRDRDDGPAPDHMPAFLKSDD